A DNA window from Sporosarcina sp. ANT_H38 contains the following coding sequences:
- the infC gene encoding translation initiation factor IF-3 — protein sequence MYVNEGIRARELRIIDHNGDQLGIKTRTEALEIAALANLDLVLVAPTAKPPVARIMDHGKFKFEQQKKDREVRKNQKIILLKEVRLSPTIDEHDFQTKLRNAIKFLEKGDKVKASIRFRGRAITHKEIGQRVLDRFAEACKDVSTVEQRPKMEGRSMFLVLAPTAEKE from the coding sequence ATGTACGTTAATGAGGGCATCCGTGCCCGCGAGCTACGCATCATTGATCACAACGGCGATCAGCTCGGAATCAAAACACGCACTGAGGCACTAGAAATTGCCGCTCTTGCGAATTTGGATCTTGTCCTTGTAGCTCCAACAGCGAAACCCCCAGTGGCTCGTATCATGGACCACGGAAAGTTCAAGTTTGAACAGCAGAAAAAGGATCGCGAAGTCCGTAAGAATCAGAAAATCATTCTGCTTAAAGAAGTTCGGTTAAGCCCGACAATCGATGAGCATGATTTCCAGACAAAATTACGGAACGCTATCAAGTTCCTTGAAAAAGGCGACAAAGTTAAAGCTTCCATCCGTTTCCGCGGGCGTGCAATTACGCACAAGGAAATCGGACAGCGCGTCCTTGACCGTTTCGCAGAAGCGTGCAAAGATGTATCTACGGTTGAACAAAGACCGAAGATGGAAGGCCGCAGCATGTTCCTAGTGCTTGCTCCAACCGCTGAAAAAGAGTAA
- the rpmI gene encoding 50S ribosomal protein L35 produces the protein MPKMKTHRGSAKRFKKTGSGKLKRGSAYTSHLFANKPTKAKRHLRKSSLVSASDFKRIRQMITYMK, from the coding sequence ATGCCAAAAATGAAAACTCACCGCGGCTCAGCGAAACGTTTCAAAAAAACCGGTTCTGGTAAATTGAAGCGTGGCAGTGCTTACACAAGTCACCTTTTTGCAAACAAACCGACAAAAGCGAAACGTCACCTGCGTAAATCTTCACTCGTTTCTGCAAGCGACTTTAAACGTATTCGTCAAATGATCACTTACATGAAATAA
- the rplT gene encoding 50S ribosomal protein L20, which translates to MPRVKGGTVSRKRRNRVLKLAKGYFGSKHRLYKVANQQVMKSFNYAYRDRRQKKREFRKLWITRINAAARINGLSYSTLMHGLKVAGIDVNRKMLADLAVTDAQAFTQLANAAKKSIAK; encoded by the coding sequence ATGCCACGCGTAAAAGGTGGAACAGTGTCGCGCAAGCGTCGTAATCGAGTATTGAAATTAGCAAAAGGTTATTTTGGTTCAAAACATAGACTTTACAAGGTAGCAAACCAACAGGTAATGAAATCATTCAACTATGCATACCGTGACCGTCGTCAGAAGAAACGTGAATTCCGTAAACTTTGGATTACACGTATCAATGCGGCTGCACGTATCAACGGTCTTTCTTACAGCACTCTAATGCACGGCTTGAAAGTAGCTGGCATCGATGTTAACCGTAAAATGCTTGCTGATCTTGCAGTGACTGACGCACAAGCGTTCACACAACTTGCAAATGCTGCAAAAAAATCAATCGCAAAATAA